In a single window of the Megalobrama amblycephala isolate DHTTF-2021 linkage group LG3, ASM1881202v1, whole genome shotgun sequence genome:
- the LOC125263966 gene encoding uncharacterized protein LOC125263966, protein MDKMAALPVPTGKMAASAVLKVVGGVPATESAPETAPAGEPSPHSQRRRRRRRRRKKKTSSSPQDADALQEAAVGLETTPEVSPAPPKRHALPAPPKRLALLAPTELLALPVPPVLLALPAPPGLLALPAPPELLALPASPTRLALPAPPKLPALPAPLRRLALPASPTRLALPAPPELLAHEPVFSIFLSHFPGNLALRRNVTQSSTYGIWFAEKAVDGKPGLVKSWSACSSTTNQTNPWWRLDLRDTYRVTRVIVTNINECCAERINGAEIRIGNSLENNGNNNPICDVISSIPAGVSSTYACKNMDGQYVNLIIPGHLRILTLCEVEVYGEGPCLKQTFVKIKLKSSLSLSEAAARVRLLTQLESALARRGISNVTLRWSQLPKQEVMQKEAAPAQCAQRNDVGQT, encoded by the exons ATGGACAAaatggctgctttgccagtgcccacgggcaagatggccgcctcTGCGGTGCTGAAGGTTGTAGGGGGCGTTCCAGCcactgagtccgctccagagacCGCTCCAGCTGGTGAACCATCGCCTCACTctcagaggaggaggaggaggaggaggaggaggaagaagaagacGTCCTCCTCTCCTCAAGACGCAGACGCCCTTCAAGAGGCCGCTGTGGGCCTGGAGACCACTCCAGAGGTCTCTCCTGCTCCGCCCAAGCGTCATGCTCTACCAGCACCGCCTAAGCGTCTTGCCCTGCTGGCGCCTACTGAGCTCCTCGCTCTGCCGGTGCCACCTGTGCTtctcgccctgccggcgccacctgggCTCCTCGCcttgccggcgccacctgagctcctcgccctgccggcTTCACCCACACGCCTggccctgccagcgccacccAAGCTCCCTGCGCTGCCAGCACCACTCAggcgtcttgccctgccggcttcACCCACACGCctggccctgccggcgccacccgaacTCCTTGCCCACGAACCT GTTTTCAGCATCTTTTTGTCACATTTTCCAGGAAATTTGGCACTAAGAAGAAACGTCACACAGTCATCGACATACGGCATCTGGTTTGCTGAAAAGGCTGTTGACGGTAAACCGGGTCTGGTGAAGTCGTGGTCCGCGTGCTCGTCAACTACTAATCAGACTAACCCGTGGTGGAGGCTGGATCTGCGTGATACTTACAGAGTTACTAGAGTGATCGTTACTAACATAAACGAATGCTGTGCAGAACGAATAAACGGAGCGGAGATTCGCATCGGAAACTCTTTGGAGAACAACGGCAACAACAATCCCAT ATGTGATGTGATTTCTAGTATTCCAGCTGGTGTTTCGTCCACCTACGCTTGTAAGAATATGGACGGTCAATATGTGAATCTGATCATTCCTGGACATTTAAGGATTCTCACTCTGTGTGAGGTGGAGGTCTATGGAGAAG GTCCTTGTTTGAAGCAGACGTTTGTGAAGATAAAATTGAAGTCCAGCTTGAGTCTGTCTGAAGCCGCAGCGAGAGTCCGGCTCCTGACGCAG CTGGAATCTGCTCTGGCGAGAAGAGGGATTTCTAACGTGACGCTGCGCTGGTCTCAACTGCCCAAACAGGAAGTGATGCAGAAGGAAGCTGCACCTG CTCAATGTGCTCAAAGAAATGATGTCGGGCAAACCTAA